A stretch of Gallus gallus isolate bGalGal1 chromosome 2, bGalGal1.mat.broiler.GRCg7b, whole genome shotgun sequence DNA encodes these proteins:
- the AZIN1 gene encoding antizyme inhibitor 1, with the protein MKGFLEDANYSIGLLDEGATLADVIDNCIYEHTHTGKRAFYVGDLGKLVKKNIQWQNVMAPIKPFYTVRCNSTPGVLEILGTLGIGFACSSKSEMALVQGLGISPENIIYTNPCKQASQIKYAAKAGINIMTCDSDIELKKIARNHPNAKLLLHIATEDITADEEMNMKFGTTLKNCRHLMECAKEFGVQIVGVKFHVSGSCKELQTYIHAISDARCVFDMAEEFGFKMNMLDIGGGFTGSELQLEEVNHVIRPLLDVYFPKESGIQVIAEPGCYYVSSAFTLAVNVIAKKAVDCDKLLPSGVEQARNDDEPVFTYYINDGVYGSFASKLSEKLYTNPEVHKKYKEDEPLFASSLWGPSCDELDQIVENCLLPELSVGDWLIFDNMGSGTLGEQSTFNDYQRPLIYYMMSFSDWDEMQDAGIASDTLMKNFFFVPSCIQLSPEDRFSTAA; encoded by the exons ATGAAAGGATTTCTCGAGGATGCAAATTACTCCATTGGCCTGTTGGATGAAGGAGCAACACTTGCAGATGTTATTGACAACTGTATTTATGAACATACTCAT acTGGAAAAAGAGCATTTTATGTTGGTGATCTTGGAAAActtgtaaagaaaaacatacaatgGCAGAATGTGATGGCACCAATAAAACCATTTTATACTGTAAGATGCAATTCTACTCCAGGTGTCCTTGAAATCCTGGGAACCCTTGGGATTGGATTTGCATGTTCCAGTAAA TCTGAAATGGCATTGGTGCAAGGCCTGGGCATTTCTCCTGAAAACATTATATATACAAATCCTTGCAAGCAAGCTTCTCAGATAAAGTATGCAGCAAAAGCTGGAATAAACATCATGACTTGTGACAGTGACATTGAGCTGAAGAAAATTGCACGTAACCATCCAAATGCTAA GCTCTTACTGCACATTGCCACAGAAGACATTACTGCTGATGAGGAGATGAATATGAAGTTTGGCACCACTCTGAAGAACTGTAGGCACCTCATGGAATGTGCTAAGGAGTTTGGAGTCCAAATAGTTGGTGTTAA atttcATGTTTCAGGCTCTTGCAAGGAACTGCAAACGTACATTCATGCTATATCTGATGCTCGGTGTGTGTTTGACATGGCT GAAGAATTTGGCTTTAAGATGAACATGCTGGATATCGGTGGGGGCTTCACAGGTTCAGAGCTTCAGCTGGAAGAG GTGAATCATGTCATCAGGCCTTTGCTGGATGTCTACTTCCCCAAGGAATCTGGTATCCAAGTGATTGCAGAGCCTGGATGTTACTATGTTTCGTCTGCTTTTACACTGGCAGTTAACGTAATTGCAAAGAAAGCTGTTGATTGTGACAAACTTCTTCCTTCTGGAG TGGAGCAAGCTAGGAATGATGATGAACCAGTATTTACATACTACATCAACGATGGTGTTTATGGTTCTTTTGCAAGTAAATTGTCTGAGAAACTGTATACTAATCCAGAGGTTCACAAG AAATACAAGGAAGATGAGCCTCTGTTCGCAAGCAGCCTTTGGGGTCCATCCTGTGATGAGCTTGATCAAATTGTGGAAAACTGTCTTCTTCCTGAGCTGAGTGTTGGAGATTGGCTGATCTTTGATAATATGGGTTCTGGTACCTTAGGTGAACAGTCCACCTTCAATGACTATCAGAGGCCGCTCATTTACTACATGATGTCCTTCAGTGACTG gGATGAGATGCAAGATGCTGGAATTGCTTCAGACACATtgatgaagaatttcttctttgtgcCTTCTTGCATTCAGCTGAGCCCAGAAGACCGCTTTTCCACTGCAGCTTAA